Part of the Tamandua tetradactyla isolate mTamTet1 chromosome 11, mTamTet1.pri, whole genome shotgun sequence genome, ctgggggctcagcctatagctttggttgtccacactgcttgtgagaatatcaagaattcaacttggggaagttgaatttctccccactctcaccattccccgaagggggcttgcaaatacttctccagTCACTGaccaaatcattctgggattcatcggggcatcactctggacaaaccaacaaaatctcatgtactacctgagattccaagtacttatgacattcaatcaagctatctacatgagttatattaggaaatgctctagtcaaaatctaaattttgtaacaaataaacattttttgctttagtctcacacataaggtgacattttaaagtattagttatcatctattttcagcaccctgcaataatgacaatcctttgttcttcctcatgcaaaaatattaaaatttgtacattgtacatttcactattgttatacactctaggcattcctagattataccatctcgatctttaacatctatctttctttctgatttcatttatgtccccagccctcctccctctatcattctcacatgcagctttattcagtgttttaacataattacattacagttaggtagtattgtgctgtccatttctgagtttttgtatccagttctgttgcacagtccgtatcccttcagctccagttacccactatcttaccctatttctatctcctgatggtctctgttaccaatgacatattccaagtttattcactaatgttggttcagttagtgagaccatacagtatttgtctgttagtttttggctagtctcactcagcataatgttctctaggtccatccatgttgttatatacttcataagtttattctgtcttagagctgcatagtattccatcgtatgtatataccacagttggaCAATTCATTTTTAGCTaaactttctcttctcatttttaagATAGTAATAAGCAATTATTAGAGTTAAGATAAGAAATAAGGGCAGTGCGatcatggctcagtggcagaattctcacctgccatgcgagagacctgggttcgattcctggtccctgcccatgtaaataaataaataaataagaaataagaacgCTGTAAAAGCCACTGTGTATCTCTCTGTGAAAGTTAATTACTTTTTAGCTGTGGGTTTATGcataaaataactattttacttattttttataagaaatttgttgttttaatttcatttttaaaaactcaaaataggATCACCCTGTAATGCCATTTGTAGCCCTATTTTTTTCAGTCTTGTCCATCTATGATCTACTGTGGCACAGCAGCCTACTCGTTGGATGATTCTGGTAGCACGGGGTTTTACAGACCTTTAAATGGTGTGGAGGGATAGGCTGTCCTGGGAGGTAGTGAGCCTCCTGTCCTCAGAGCGTTCAAGCCGATGCCGGGTTTGATGGAGTGGCTGGTCCTGTGTGGGTGTAATGCAGGGCAGCCGACTGCCCACGGTGGGCAGGACCTCGCAGCAGCCTCAGTCCCTCATGCTCTCATGTCTGTCCACCCAGGGCGCCTGGCCAACCCAGGATTGACCACCTGCGGAGGCTGCACCTGGGGACCAACCCCACCGAGGAGTGCAAGGCCTGTACCAGGTGAGGCCCAGCTCTCCGcgtacctcagtttcccctctggaACAGGCTCAGCTGGAGTACCTCCCTCGTGGGCCATGGGGAGATATGAGCTGGTCTTTACAGGGGCTGAGTGGACTCCTTCGGCCATGGGTCTCCTGTCCTGGGTGGAGGTCAGACCTGAGTGGCTCCCTGAGTGGGCCAAGGTTCCCCTTCGGGGGTGGGGGACTGAGAAATGGTCCAGCTACAGTCGGCCCACCCCGGGCCGCGTGCTGCACTTTGAAAAGGTGCAGGTACAGGTACCCCCAGGGAACTAAGGACCTTGGCCTGTCAGGGAGGGGAGGGTTGCCTCTTTGATGGGCCCATGCCTGAGCCAGCATCAGCTTGGTGCAGAGGAGATGCAGGGAACAGCATTCCTAATGGATGGAACAGTGTATGCCAAGGCCTTAGGGCGGCTTGTGGGAACCCGTGGTGCATGCAGGGTGTCCGGGGCCCCACCAGAATCCCCACTCCGCTCTGTCTGCAGGTGCGGCTGCGTCACAATGCTCAGGTCCCCCAACAAGACGACGGCTGTGAAGCAGTGGGAGCAGCGCTGGATCAAGAACTGCTTGTGTGGTGGCCTCTGGAGGCGGGTGCCACTCGGCTGCCCCTGAGCCAGTAGACCTTCTGCCTGCACCTTGCCTGGGACAATGTCCCGTGCAACCTGGGAGGAGTCAGCACAGGCAAAACTAGCAAACAGCCTGCCCTGTAAGGGGGCTTTGGGAGATGCCCACCAGCCCGGAATGGGACTGAATGGGACCAACACAGGTACCTCACGGCACATCCGGTCCCAGCCTCCCCTGGAACCCCAACCCCCAGGGTTGAAAATGCCCATTGTAGCCCTTGCCCTGAGCTCTGGGCTTGGGGGACCCGGGACAGCCTAGTGTCCCATTCAGAACGTCCCACGTGAATCTGTCCAGCAGCAGGTGGGCATGGCCAGGTGCTGCTTTGATTTCTGCACCTGTGCCTTCAGGGTGGGGCCTTGGCCAGCTCTCCCGGAATGGGTGCCCTAATAAATCGTCTGTCCACAAAGGCAGTGTGGCATTGTTCTCGCAGGCACGGGGGAGTCTCCCCCGCCAGGCCTCCCCCCTCCTTGTCCCTGTCTGTCCTTCTGCTGTCAGCCTCTGGGGCACTGCAAGTGTGTGCCACTCACCCACGCCTAGGGTGCTGGAGGGGGCGTGGGCCTGGGGCCTGTGCTCTGTCATTGTCTGTCTCCCTCCTCTTGctgtctctttccctcccccGGTCTCGtttcctccttcccccttccaTCATCTGATGGGCCTCTCACCAGCCCCCCAGGGGTGAGTGCTCTTCCAGGTTAATCCTGCCCACCTGTCAAGTGGAAGCCAgagctcttgttttctttctggaaGGCCCTGGGGGGTGGCAGGCAGGGCCTCCTCAGGATACCCCTGCTAGGCCTCCGGGGGGGCAGCTGGAGCCCAGGGAGCCCATTACCTGGCCTGGCCACCCTCACCTTCACCTCCTGCTTTGAAGCCCTCCCACCCTTGGCCTGGGGTCACCCGGCTCTGACCCCTGCAGCACCACTGCCCGGTGCCGTCCCCTCGGGGAAGTGGGCAACCCTGAGGGTGGACATTTGGACATTGCTGCTGGTTCGGGGGAATCCTCAGCGCCGCTGTCAGCGGGTTCAGGGGAAATGATAGGGCGAGGAGCCTCCCGCTGTGGGCCTTTCGCTCCAGCTGGACACATTCAGGCAGCTTTGGGGAGTAGGGGTTCTCCTGGGAGGAGGTCAGAGCATCACCAGGCACACCCCCCACCGCCACCCCTGCCGAGGCATGTCCTGGctcttgccttctttttttttcttttgcagttgTGTTGCCAACAGCCTCATTTGACAGTATTTACCTTTCTCAGCTCATTCTGCCTTAGAGAAATGAGCCTGTTTTCCCGCAGTCACATTTCACCAATTTGGTTCATTTCCTCCAGGCAGTCTGACAACTTGGCCACAGGTTCTCTGGCATGGTCGTGAGGTGGAAGGGACAGGGCAGGACTCCCGGGGCCGGGGAGACCAGGCCTTCCTCCAGGGATGCCCACCCtgcagccctgccctgccccagagAGTCCACGCTGCGGGGAGCCTCGTGCAGATGCTTTGGCTGTCAAGCTGCTGCCCGCCTGAGGGTCAGCCCAGCATGGGCACTGCCAGGGGACCCCAGATCCCGTATTTGGTCACCCCTGGCTGTGCCCACCACATTCCCAGCCCCCAGAATCCGGACAGAATAAAACAGCTAGTGTTTTTGCTAGTTTTGGGGTGGCATGTTACATGGCAGAATGTTCCTTGAATTGCTGTAACAAGCCCGATGTGCTCAAGCCTGGCTGTCCTGAAGCACTTGGGAGCAGAGTGGGTGGACCCGAGGGGATGCTGTTAGGAGATCAGTGCCTGCTGGTCAGATGTTGTTGCTCCCACCCCATGGTGTCCTTCTTTCCGCACCGTCCTGCCTCTGCCTCCAAAAAGCAACAGTTCCTATGGGAAGATGGTTCCTGGGTCACATGTCCCCTGATTGGCCCCTCACAAGCTCCTTGGGAACCAGGAGCATTTGGGGGCCCCGTTAGAGGCCAGAAGCCCAAAGCCAAGGTCAGATAAGGCTGGTTCCCCACTTGAACGTGTCACCCCACACCCGACCGCTGCCTGTGCCCCCTGGGCACTGCCCTCTGGAGAAGCAGGTGGGCAGGGTGACTGAGGGATCCTCCTCATGACCCAGCAGGTCCCCCATGTGGGAAGTGACATTGTCTCCACTTTCTCCTTTCACAAGCTCTCTGGAGATTTGGGCCTAAGAACTGATTGATCTGTGGGGGAAATTACTAGAAGCATCTGAGCAGGGTCAAAGGACTGCAAAGGGGCTCTCAGTGGCAAAGGTTTCTGCATATATGTTTGACTCCAGAGGCCCCCCAACTTCCAGATGGGGAAAGCTGGCTCCTGAGGGCCAAAGAGCTGCCAGTTGGGGCAGCCTCCTCCACACTTAACCGCTCAGCAGCCTTTCCTGGCCACCCCCCTGCCCTCTCCTGCCATGTGCCCAATGACAGGGTCTCCCAGCTCACAGCCAACCCAGTTTCATCTATCCTGAAAACATTTATTTGCCTGGTAATTGCTAAACCTGGTCctgctccctccacccccactggACAATTTTTAAGCCACTCCCTGGTATCAGTTCCTTTAGGAAATAcctattgaataaataaatctttGATGGCTGAATTACCAGCAATTACGTTTCCATTTCCCCCTTATTTCTATGTTGTAAAACTTTGCAAATGACAGGAAATTCCTCCTGACAACAGCCTTAGGCCTCTTGACAGAGGAAGGGATTCCATCCCCTGCAGTGGAATATTTGAGTAATGCAGGGTGGAGTGGGGGAATCAAGATTTAGTTGTGACAGTGCCCAGACTAGGGTCAGGCATCcagtaggtgcccaataaatgcatgtgtgagtgaatgaatggctTCCAGGTCAGTGCTCcatagcagaaaaagaaaagctagcACAGGTTCCCATACCAGTTCCCCATTTGCCAGTGAGGGAAATAACTTCACTTCTTAGACCCTCTGTCTCTTCCTACAAAAGGGAGGTCCTCAACTCCTTCATGGACCAGGCTTGATATGGGGTGCTTAGTAGGAGAAAATGGCAAAGTGTTGCTGGGTTAGGGCCTGCCACCtgccttctgtttctttcctgCCCTTGCCTGGACGGTAAATGGAGTTAGAGAGGCAGAGGATCACCTGCCCCCTTCCCCACTGTGGCTTTTTGGGTAGGCACGGGCCTACCTCCCTCATTCAGTCTGAAGCACTGGGGTGGCTTAGGAACATGGGTACCACGCCCCAGGTTCAGATCCTGGGTTTGCCAAGGAACTTCTGTTTGATGTCAAGAGAACCACGTGGCTCCTGCCAGTGTTTCCCTTCTGGGAAACGTGCAGCAAGTCGACATACTTCAGAGGGTTTCTGCACCTGAGCTTCAACCCAGAACGGGTCTTGCACACAAGAGGCTCTCAGGTTCCACCTGGGAATCAAAGGGAGAGCTGGGCACAGCCAGACCTATGTCCCCCTCCCACGCGAACCCATGCAGGGCCTCTAGGGAAGGGTGCGGGTGCCACCTCGTGGCTGGCGCGGGAGACGACATCCGCCTTGGGGCGTCGGGCCTCCCGGCACCGGGGTCTCAGTTTCCTGGCCCGCAGGCCGCCCCCTGCGCTTCGTCCAGCGAACCGCGCCTTTATCGGTGGCCTCCCGAACCCGTGCCACCGGGCTCACGGCCTCTGCATACAGTGGAGCTCCATGGAGGCTGACCGGATGCCGGACGGAATGACTTTATTGCTCGCAGCCCCAGCCCCCCGCGACCCCCGCACAGGGGACCCTCAGGGGGCCTCGGTCTCGGCCTCGGTCTCCGCGTCGGCCTCGACATTGGCCTCGGCCTCGGCCTTGGCCTGGGCCATGACGCCGTCGATCCAGTCCGCGTAGCTCGCCACGCGCGTGTAGATCCCGGGCTTCTTGCGATTGCCGCAGACGCGCGAGCCCGAGGTGACCACGCCTTCGGCCACGCCTCCGCACACCAGCGGGCCCCCGGAGTCGCCCTGCGGGGTAGGGGGCCGTGAGGGGCGCAAACCCCGCCCGCGACCCTCCCCACCGTAGCCCCCTGGGTCCACCTGGTTCTCCGCCAGCCTATCGCCCGGGTCCCGCCCACTGGACCAGGCCCCGCCCCTCTGACCCTAAGTCCGCCTCTAGCCCCGCCCCTTCCGGGCCCACCTGGGCCTCTGTCCCAGCGTCTGCTCCGGGATCCCAGCCGCCTGAGTCTCTGCTGTTCGGTGAGCCCCGACCTATCCTCGCCCCTAGCGCCCAGGTCTGGCCCCGCCCTCACCTCTTGGCTCCGCCCCAGCCagtccccgccccgccccgcccaccGGCCCGCACCTTGCAGCTGTCGTGGCGGTCGCTCCGCGCGCACATCATGCGCGGGGTGATAATGCCGTCGTGGAACGTGCGCTTGTTGCAGGTGTCGCGGTCGAGCACAGGCACGAGCACGTGGTACAGGCGGTCGGGCCGCCGGCCCGTGTGGCTGATCACGCCCCAGCCCGCCACGTCGCAGAGCGTGTCCCCCGCCACGTCGCGGTCCTCGCGCTGCCAGGGCAGGAGGCGCACGGCGGGACCCAGCGCGGCCTTCTCAGAGAGCTGGGGGGCGGGAGGCGGCAGTCACGGCGGGCGTGGGGGACGGCAGCACGACGGACTGCGGCTGCACTCGGTGACACGGGGTGGGGGGGCGCGGGCGTGCGCCCGagctggggggttgggggggttgCAGCAGGAGGGACTGCGGCTAGAGTTGGAGGACCCAGGGGTGGGAGCAGGTGCGGCAGGAGGGACGGCGCGTGGACTCTGACCTGCAGCAGGAGCAGGTCGTGGTCGATGGTGTCACGCCGGCTGTCGGGGTGGGGCACGGCGCGGCTCACGTTGTACAGCCGCTTGGAGGGCTCGGGCTGCGACAGGGAGTGAGCGCCCAGAAGCACCTGCACCTCCTGGCCGGCGCTGGGGGCGGGACGAGCCTGGGGTCAGAgtggcgccccccacccccacccctggcgcCCGCGGCGCTCCCTCCCTGTTCCCACGGTCCCGGGCCACTCACGCATCCTCCAGGCAGTGCGCCGCGCTCAGCACCCACTTCTCGGCCACCAGGAACCCACCGCACACGTGCGAGCCGTTGACCTGCACCGATGCCATGTAGGGCCGCGCGTGGGCCTTGGACTCACTGCCCCTGAGGATGCGGCCGCGGGGCTGCGCCGCTGTGGGGGAGGTCGGCGGACGTCAGGACCGCGGGGAGGACAGGACCCCGGGGGGctgcacccccactcccacccttgCAATGCTCCAGGCCCTCCCAGACCTGAGATTCCATCATTGGGATTTTCCCTCTCAGGGTTGCAGACTCAAATGCCCTGGGGCTGGGCAGGAAGACAGAGAAGACAAAAACCAGGGTAGTGGGAGCACTTGGGCAAATCAAATCGAGCAACACAGCCACTGCACAAACCCAAGGAGCTGGCCAGCCTGGCCCGGGCTTTGGCTGTAGAATTGCAGGGTTGGCTGCCAGGAACTCGGCACCTGGAAGGCTCAAATGCC contains:
- the CFD gene encoding complement factor D; this encodes MAAGWMHPALLTLMGVAVCAAQPRGRILRGSESKAHARPYMASVQVNGSHVCGGFLVAEKWVLSAAHCLEDAAGQEVQVLLGAHSLSQPEPSKRLYNVSRAVPHPDSRRDTIDHDLLLLQLSEKAALGPAVRLLPWQREDRDVAGDTLCDVAGWGVISHTGRRPDRLYHVLVPVLDRDTCNKRTFHDGIITPRMMCARSDRHDSCKGDSGGPLVCGGVAEGVVTSGSRVCGNRKKPGIYTRVASYADWIDGVMAQAKAEAEANVEADAETEAETEAP